One Egicoccus halophilus genomic region harbors:
- a CDS encoding glycosyltransferase family 2 protein gives MSASDGVLDPLPAGAGVSVVVPALHAQAAVGRAVRSALAQDLVDEVVVAAGDPDTARAVTVAADGDPRVRVVDNPSGRTPDALNAAIDASNGEVVVRLDAHAVLPPGYVARAVETLRRTGAANVGGKQVPVAERGFARAVAVAMASPAGAGGATYRVGGAEGPVDTVYLGVFRRSALTAVGGYDPRFTRNQDAELNVRLAAAGYTVWFDPRLAVDYTPRDSVRGLAAQYLQYGRWRRLTARTHRNSLGPRQLAAPLLVVGLGTAFVLSALSAFWPLFGLAVATYVAALVVAAAPAVPALRLLPEVVVALGTMHVSWGIGFLLGPPRMSHVDR, from the coding sequence GTGAGCGCCTCCGACGGTGTCCTCGACCCCCTGCCCGCCGGCGCAGGCGTGTCGGTGGTCGTGCCCGCCCTGCACGCGCAGGCCGCCGTCGGACGCGCGGTGCGCTCGGCCCTCGCGCAGGACCTCGTCGACGAGGTGGTGGTCGCCGCCGGTGACCCCGACACCGCACGCGCCGTGACGGTGGCGGCCGACGGTGACCCGCGCGTCCGGGTGGTCGACAACCCCTCGGGCCGCACACCCGACGCGCTCAACGCGGCCATCGACGCCAGCAACGGTGAGGTGGTCGTCCGCCTCGACGCCCACGCCGTGCTGCCTCCCGGCTACGTCGCCCGCGCGGTCGAGACCCTGCGGCGCACCGGCGCCGCGAACGTCGGCGGGAAGCAGGTCCCGGTGGCCGAGCGGGGGTTCGCGCGTGCCGTGGCCGTCGCCATGGCCTCGCCGGCCGGCGCCGGTGGTGCCACCTACCGCGTCGGCGGCGCGGAAGGTCCGGTCGACACGGTCTACCTCGGCGTGTTCCGGCGATCGGCGCTCACCGCCGTCGGCGGTTACGACCCCCGCTTCACGCGCAACCAGGACGCCGAGCTCAACGTCCGGCTCGCCGCGGCCGGCTACACGGTCTGGTTCGACCCGCGGCTGGCCGTCGACTACACCCCACGCGACTCCGTCCGCGGTCTCGCCGCGCAGTACCTGCAGTACGGCCGCTGGCGACGGTTGACCGCCCGTACGCACCGGAACTCGCTCGGGCCGCGCCAGCTCGCCGCGCCGTTGCTGGTCGTCGGGCTGGGGACCGCCTTCGTGCTGTCCGCGCTGAGCGCGTTCTGGCCGCTGTTCGGACTGGCGGTCGCGACCTACGTCGCGGCACTGGTCGTCGCGGCCGCACCGGCCGTGCCGGCCCTGCGTCTGCTGCCCGAGGTCGTCGTCGCACTCGGGACGATGCACGTGTCGTGGGGGATAGGCTTCCTGCTGGGGCCACCACGGATGTCGCATGTCGATCGCTGA
- a CDS encoding exopolysaccharide biosynthesis polyprenyl glycosylphosphotransferase produces the protein MHDDPRLLARLNARGFRLSMLLDAVALYALMVGAMLVRFTFEGRPWQTYSVPHYLLSFGVLLAVFLACLYFGGLYEREPRLGAPPTLPRAVRQTLAAAGLFVLLNLVVTGFAQQLGLVSRARVVLPIPTPNLLFLLVAGAVAVAANRWIVSLVRTRREGPPKILLAGTEADLEIARRHVTIDPRRSQIVVEVSDPARILPAVRHRDVTDVVVVTSRWLDELYPRAVQQLDDAGVTMLLRVTGRETMFGLERLREVGGLPFVLLRPQTMPRSRRHFKRLFDLTTLAISAPALLLLTGIIALYQLAVAGRPLLYWQERVGAGGRRFRMVKFRTMRTDAEAEGGARLAVEDDPRVIPACAWVRATRMDELPQLWNVLRGEMSLVGPRPERPELTARFESVIPGYARRHALPPGLTGLAQIHGRYHTDPEYKLGYDLQYLVNWSPVADIEILLRTVWVVLARRL, from the coding sequence GTGCACGACGACCCGCGGCTGCTCGCCCGGCTCAACGCCCGCGGGTTCCGCCTGTCGATGCTCCTCGACGCCGTGGCCCTCTACGCCCTGATGGTGGGGGCCATGCTCGTGCGCTTCACCTTCGAGGGGCGCCCGTGGCAGACGTACTCGGTGCCCCACTACCTGCTGTCGTTCGGCGTGCTCCTGGCCGTGTTCCTGGCCTGTCTCTACTTCGGCGGGCTCTACGAACGCGAGCCCCGCCTCGGGGCTCCGCCGACCCTGCCACGCGCGGTGCGTCAGACGCTGGCCGCCGCAGGACTGTTCGTCCTGCTCAACCTGGTCGTGACCGGTTTCGCCCAGCAGCTCGGACTCGTCAGCCGCGCCCGTGTCGTGCTGCCCATCCCCACCCCGAACCTGCTCTTCCTGCTGGTGGCCGGGGCGGTGGCCGTGGCGGCCAACCGCTGGATCGTCTCGCTCGTGCGCACCCGCCGTGAGGGGCCGCCGAAGATCCTGCTCGCGGGCACGGAGGCCGACCTCGAGATCGCCCGCCGGCACGTCACCATCGACCCCCGGCGCAGTCAGATCGTGGTCGAGGTGTCCGACCCGGCCCGGATCCTGCCCGCCGTGCGACACCGCGACGTGACCGACGTGGTGGTGGTCACCAGCCGTTGGCTCGACGAGCTGTACCCGCGTGCGGTGCAGCAGCTCGACGACGCCGGCGTGACGATGCTGCTGCGCGTCACCGGGCGCGAGACGATGTTCGGACTCGAGCGGTTGCGCGAGGTCGGCGGGCTGCCCTTCGTGCTGCTGCGACCGCAGACGATGCCGCGCTCGCGACGCCACTTCAAACGCCTGTTCGACCTCACCACCCTCGCGATCAGTGCCCCGGCACTGCTGCTGCTCACCGGCATCATCGCGCTGTACCAGCTGGCCGTCGCCGGCCGGCCGCTGCTGTACTGGCAGGAGCGGGTCGGGGCCGGTGGACGTCGCTTCCGGATGGTGAAGTTCCGGACCATGCGCACCGATGCCGAGGCCGAGGGCGGCGCCCGTCTCGCCGTCGAGGACGACCCACGCGTCATCCCGGCGTGCGCCTGGGTACGGGCGACCCGGATGGACGAACTGCCGCAGCTGTGGAACGTGCTGCGCGGCGAGATGTCGTTGGTCGGCCCCCGCCCGGAGCGCCCGGAGCTCACGGCCCGGTTCGAGTCCGTCATCCCCGGCTACGCCCGTCGCCATGCGCTGCCACCGGGACTGACCGGACTGGCGCAGATCCACGGCCGGTACCACACCGATCCCGAGTACAAGCTCGGCTACGACCTGCAGTACCTCGTCAACTGGTCCCCCGTGGCCGACATCGAGATCCTGCTGCGCACCGTCTGGGTCGTCCTCGCGCGACGGCTCTGA
- a CDS encoding DUF5319 family protein has product MPETVGPERLSVADDDFDDERFDDEGFEDEGLDDDADGFSDEPLDEHETAMIRQDLHDLADFEATFRPEGYRGVAVWCHDCAEEHYYPWDMLRENLQLLLDTGETPVHEPAYAPEPDRYVQWEYARGYVDALRDAGVQERLDVAACHRCGFPLPEALGQGNFCPRCGNPLLAGRLTVALQEAGLTGDEVLQVLRRAGLPG; this is encoded by the coding sequence ATGCCCGAGACGGTCGGACCCGAAAGGCTCTCGGTGGCGGACGACGACTTCGACGACGAGCGCTTCGACGACGAGGGCTTCGAGGACGAAGGCCTCGACGACGACGCGGACGGTTTCTCCGACGAGCCCCTCGACGAGCACGAGACGGCGATGATCCGCCAGGACCTGCACGACCTGGCCGACTTCGAGGCCACGTTCCGTCCGGAGGGCTACCGCGGCGTGGCGGTGTGGTGCCACGACTGCGCGGAGGAGCACTACTACCCGTGGGACATGCTGCGGGAGAACCTGCAGCTGCTCCTCGACACCGGCGAGACGCCGGTGCACGAGCCGGCCTACGCGCCCGAGCCCGACCGCTACGTGCAGTGGGAGTACGCGCGGGGCTACGTCGACGCGCTGCGGGACGCCGGGGTGCAGGAGCGCCTCGACGTCGCCGCGTGCCACCGCTGTGGCTTCCCGTTGCCCGAGGCCCTCGGTCAGGGCAACTTCTGTCCGCGGTGCGGCAACCCGCTGCTGGCCGGCCGCCTGACGGTGGCCCTGCAGGAGGCGGGGCTGACCGGTGACGAGGTGCTGCAGGTACTCCGCCGCGCCGGCCTGCCCGGCTGA
- a CDS encoding GuaB3 family IMP dehydrogenase-related protein: MHTTTIGGNRQASVGYELDDISLVPSRRTRDVELVDVSWSLDAYRFALPVLGAPLDAVVSPGTARQLGELGGLGVLALEGLWTRYEDPEEVLAEIASLRPGPEATVRLQQLYHEPVREELIGRRIEQLKAGGQLAAGSLTPQKVERYHHAALEAGLDLLLVNGVTVTAQHVGKPGTEPLDLKSFTARYDIPVVAGGVASAKSALHLMRTGAVGVLVGTGSSASTTADALGVHVPLATAIAEVAAARTRYLEESGRYVHVIAAGGIRTGGDLAKAIACGADAVMLGRALAAADEAPGRGAYWGLAAAHNTLPRSRFDLVEPVGPMQAVLEGPAHRADGTLNLVGGLRRAMGVTGYRSLSRLREAELAVRAGRR, translated from the coding sequence GTGCACACGACCACGATCGGCGGCAACCGTCAGGCGTCCGTCGGCTACGAGCTCGACGACATCTCGCTCGTCCCGAGTCGACGTACCCGCGACGTCGAACTCGTCGACGTCAGCTGGTCGCTGGACGCCTACCGCTTCGCCCTGCCGGTCCTCGGTGCACCGCTCGACGCGGTCGTCTCGCCCGGCACCGCCCGGCAGCTCGGGGAGCTCGGCGGTCTCGGCGTGCTCGCCCTCGAAGGGCTCTGGACCCGCTACGAGGACCCCGAGGAGGTGCTCGCCGAGATCGCGTCGCTGCGGCCCGGCCCGGAGGCGACCGTGCGCCTCCAGCAGCTCTACCACGAGCCCGTCCGCGAGGAGCTCATCGGTCGTCGCATCGAACAGCTCAAGGCGGGCGGTCAGCTCGCCGCCGGCAGCCTGACCCCGCAGAAGGTGGAGCGCTACCACCACGCCGCGCTCGAAGCCGGTCTGGACCTGCTGCTGGTCAACGGCGTCACCGTCACCGCCCAGCACGTCGGCAAGCCCGGGACCGAGCCGCTGGACCTCAAGTCGTTCACCGCGCGCTACGACATCCCCGTCGTGGCCGGTGGCGTCGCCTCCGCCAAGTCGGCCCTGCACCTGATGCGTACCGGTGCCGTCGGCGTGCTGGTCGGCACCGGCTCGTCGGCCTCGACCACCGCCGACGCGCTCGGGGTGCACGTGCCGCTGGCCACCGCCATCGCGGAGGTCGCCGCCGCCCGGACCCGGTACCTGGAGGAGTCCGGCCGCTACGTGCACGTGATCGCCGCCGGTGGGATCCGCACCGGCGGGGACCTGGCCAAGGCGATCGCCTGCGGCGCCGATGCGGTCATGCTCGGTCGCGCGCTCGCCGCCGCCGACGAAGCCCCCGGACGCGGGGCCTACTGGGGCCTGGCGGCCGCACACAACACCCTGCCCCGCAGCCGCTTCGACCTCGTCGAGCCGGTCGGTCCGATGCAGGCCGTGCTCGAGGGACCGGCGCACCGGGCCGACGGCACCCTGAACCTCGTCGGCGGCCTGCGCCGCGCGATGGGCGTCACCGGCTACCGGTCGCTGTCCCGCCTCCGCGAGGCCGAGCTCGCCGTCCGCGCCGGGCGGCGCTGA
- a CDS encoding O-antigen ligase family protein: MPGDAVEPVGSGPPPDRQPGAATAWRDPAVVAYAVALGVAIVQCTAALAGVAPFAGHADRLARAGVPYLAAFGLLLALRRGGRRADVSGPPLDPWLIALAVAGGVLAGWLLVRFGLALPAAVGAEHGFYRLKGRITSPLGDHNTAAGLLLVPLVASAVLGATRHPRWWLLGALVALGTAATLSRGVAVVLAGMVVLAAFTASRRRVTLGLAGALAIVVLGLVATSLTLDTSVPAGTAPPGPATQAGAGPLGASVLGRIDLAVRGVETGLDHPLLGIGLGRFASAAGDLPRPNDHAHQAVAHALAEGGVPLAVATVVAALTLAVRGLRAPRSGRRDLVLLAGAGLLVHAQIEILSGRLGHEVLLAVLLGLGAPATNRPARAGREPGAGSTGG, encoded by the coding sequence ATGCCCGGTGACGCGGTGGAACCCGTCGGCAGCGGTCCGCCGCCCGACCGCCAGCCGGGCGCGGCCACGGCGTGGCGGGACCCGGCCGTGGTCGCCTACGCGGTAGCGCTCGGCGTCGCGATCGTCCAGTGCACGGCCGCGCTCGCCGGCGTGGCGCCCTTCGCCGGCCACGCCGATCGACTCGCGCGCGCCGGCGTGCCCTACCTCGCCGCGTTCGGGCTCCTGCTCGCCCTGCGGCGCGGCGGCCGACGGGCCGACGTGTCGGGACCGCCGCTGGATCCGTGGCTGATCGCCCTGGCCGTCGCCGGCGGAGTGCTCGCCGGCTGGCTGCTGGTGCGCTTCGGTCTCGCCCTGCCGGCGGCGGTGGGTGCCGAGCACGGCTTCTACCGGCTCAAGGGACGGATCACGAGCCCGCTCGGGGACCACAACACCGCCGCCGGACTGCTGCTGGTGCCGCTGGTGGCGAGCGCGGTGCTGGGCGCCACCCGACACCCCCGGTGGTGGCTGCTCGGCGCCCTGGTCGCACTCGGGACCGCGGCGACGCTGTCCCGCGGGGTCGCGGTCGTGCTCGCCGGCATGGTCGTCCTCGCGGCGTTCACGGCCAGTCGTCGACGGGTGACGCTCGGGCTCGCCGGCGCGCTGGCGATCGTCGTGCTCGGTCTCGTCGCCACGAGCCTGACGCTGGACACCTCGGTCCCGGCCGGCACCGCCCCACCCGGACCAGCGACCCAGGCCGGTGCCGGCCCACTGGGCGCGTCGGTGCTGGGGCGCATCGACCTCGCCGTTCGTGGGGTCGAGACCGGGCTCGACCACCCGCTGCTCGGCATCGGCCTGGGGCGCTTCGCGTCCGCAGCCGGCGACCTGCCGCGCCCCAACGACCACGCCCACCAGGCCGTCGCGCACGCCCTGGCCGAGGGCGGCGTGCCACTGGCGGTGGCCACGGTGGTCGCGGCGCTCACGCTCGCGGTCCGCGGGCTCCGTGCTCCCCGCTCCGGGCGGCGGGACCTGGTGCTGCTCGCCGGCGCGGGCCTGCTGGTCCACGCCCAGATCGAGATTCTGTCCGGCCGGCTCGGTCACGAGGTCCTGCTGGCGGTGCTGCTCGGCCTCGGAGCGCCGGCGACGAACCGTCCCGCGAGGGCCGGTCGCGAGCCGGGAGCCGGCTCCACCGGCGGATAG
- the guaA gene encoding glutamine-hydrolyzing GMP synthase, with protein MTTSDRNTVVVVDFGAQYAQLIARRVREARVYSELVPHTTPVEEILAREPAAILLSGGPSSVYAEGAPAVDPALFEAGVPAFGICYGFQAMASALGGRVERTGQAEFGGTPLEVVAADSTLFHGLPREQSVWMSHGDAVTGAPPGFDVVARTADTPVAAFEDTRRRLAGVQFHPEVLHSEHGQAVLEHFLYEIAGCQPTWTMGNVIDEQVASIRAQVGDARVVCGLSGGVDSAVAAALVQQAVGDQLTCVFVDHGLLRKGEAEQVERDFVAATGVSLKVVEVADRFLDALADVTDPEDKRKVIGREFIRVFEQAAREVVADAGEHGEEVRFLVQGTLYPDVVESGGGAGTANIKSHHNVGGLPDDLQFDLVEPLRSLFKDEVRRVGLQLGLPESIVWRQPFPGPGLAIRIVGEVTADRLELLRHADAIARQELTAAGLDRDIWQCPVVLLAGVNSVGVQGDGRTYGHPVVLRPVASEDAMTADWARVPDDVLARISTRITNEVREVNRVVLDITSKPPGTIEWE; from the coding sequence GTGACCACTTCGGACCGCAACACCGTCGTCGTCGTCGACTTCGGGGCCCAGTACGCCCAGCTGATCGCCCGCCGTGTGCGCGAAGCACGCGTGTACTCCGAACTGGTCCCGCACACCACACCGGTCGAGGAGATCCTGGCCCGGGAGCCAGCGGCGATCCTGCTCTCCGGCGGCCCGTCGTCGGTGTACGCCGAAGGTGCCCCCGCCGTCGACCCCGCCCTGTTCGAGGCCGGCGTGCCGGCCTTCGGCATCTGTTACGGCTTCCAGGCCATGGCCTCCGCGCTCGGTGGGCGGGTCGAACGGACCGGTCAGGCCGAGTTCGGTGGGACCCCGCTCGAGGTGGTCGCGGCCGACTCGACGCTGTTCCACGGGCTGCCGCGCGAGCAGTCGGTGTGGATGTCGCACGGGGACGCGGTCACCGGTGCCCCGCCAGGGTTCGACGTCGTGGCCCGGACCGCCGACACGCCCGTCGCGGCGTTCGAGGACACCCGACGTCGTCTCGCCGGGGTGCAGTTCCACCCCGAGGTGCTGCACTCCGAGCACGGGCAGGCCGTCCTCGAGCACTTCCTCTACGAGATCGCCGGGTGCCAGCCGACCTGGACCATGGGCAACGTCATCGACGAGCAGGTGGCCAGCATCCGGGCGCAGGTCGGGGACGCCCGTGTCGTGTGCGGCCTGTCCGGCGGCGTCGACTCCGCCGTCGCGGCCGCCCTCGTCCAGCAGGCGGTGGGTGACCAGCTCACCTGCGTGTTCGTCGACCACGGGCTGCTGCGCAAGGGGGAGGCCGAGCAGGTCGAGCGCGACTTCGTCGCCGCCACCGGCGTCTCGCTCAAGGTGGTCGAGGTCGCCGATCGCTTCCTCGACGCGCTCGCCGACGTCACCGACCCCGAGGACAAGCGCAAGGTGATCGGGCGCGAGTTCATCCGGGTGTTCGAGCAGGCCGCGCGCGAGGTCGTCGCCGACGCCGGCGAACACGGCGAGGAGGTCCGCTTCCTGGTGCAGGGCACGCTCTACCCGGACGTGGTCGAGTCCGGCGGCGGTGCCGGCACGGCCAACATCAAGAGCCACCACAACGTCGGCGGCCTGCCCGACGACCTGCAGTTCGACCTCGTCGAGCCGTTGCGCTCCCTGTTCAAGGACGAGGTCCGGCGCGTCGGGCTCCAACTCGGTCTGCCCGAGTCGATCGTGTGGCGACAGCCGTTCCCCGGCCCCGGCCTGGCGATCCGGATCGTCGGCGAGGTGACCGCCGACCGGCTCGAGCTGCTGCGGCACGCCGACGCCATCGCCCGCCAGGAGCTGACCGCCGCCGGTCTCGACCGCGACATCTGGCAGTGCCCGGTCGTGCTGCTCGCCGGCGTCAACTCCGTCGGCGTCCAGGGCGACGGACGCACCTACGGTCACCCGGTGGTGCTGCGACCGGTCGCCAGCGAGGACGCCATGACCGCCGACTGGGCCCGGGTACCCGACGACGTGCTCGCCCGCATCTCCACCCGCATCACCAACGAGGTGCGGGAGGTCAACCGGGTCGTGCTCGACATCACCTCCAAGCCGCCCGGCACCATCGAGTGGGAGTGA
- a CDS encoding S-layer homology domain-containing protein, with product MSSAPAPTGSRRRSAAALAALLALAVAVGALVAPATAQASTHTPVLQPDRVSAAGIAAWFQASAPAGYRATVSPELLAQYFVEEGRAEGVAGDLAFAQSVLETGWFRWPSHGQVHATYNNFSGIGACDGGTCTVAQFRDARIGVRAQIQHLRAYADPTVTIARLAHPLESPRFHLVTPKGRASTWEQMGSGNWATDPLYASKILSIHRSMLAHAEVNGGLSRPRFADVGSGHAHGPAIENLVRRSVVQGCTSTHFCPEAPVTRGQLATILARSLDLPAAPHPFRDAGATHGANIGALYAAGITSGCGPDRFCPDQPVTRAQLATMLQRALGLPDAEPTFTDVRGTRHRLAIGAVAQAGITTGYDDNTFRPDQPVNRAQAATFVTRALP from the coding sequence ATGTCGTCCGCCCCCGCTCCCACCGGCTCGCGCCGGCGCTCCGCCGCCGCGTTGGCCGCCCTGCTCGCGCTCGCCGTCGCCGTCGGCGCGCTGGTCGCCCCGGCCACGGCGCAGGCCTCGACGCACACCCCGGTCCTGCAACCCGATCGGGTCAGTGCCGCGGGTATCGCCGCCTGGTTCCAGGCCAGTGCACCGGCCGGCTACCGGGCGACGGTGTCCCCCGAGCTCCTCGCGCAGTACTTCGTCGAGGAGGGCCGCGCCGAAGGGGTCGCCGGCGACCTCGCGTTCGCCCAGTCGGTGCTCGAGACCGGCTGGTTCCGTTGGCCCTCGCACGGCCAGGTCCACGCCACCTACAACAACTTCTCCGGCATCGGCGCCTGCGACGGGGGCACCTGCACCGTCGCGCAGTTCCGCGACGCCCGGATCGGGGTCCGGGCGCAGATCCAGCACCTGCGGGCCTACGCGGACCCGACCGTGACGATCGCCCGTCTCGCCCACCCGCTGGAGAGTCCCCGCTTCCATCTCGTCACCCCCAAGGGCAGGGCCAGCACCTGGGAGCAGATGGGCAGCGGCAACTGGGCCACCGACCCGCTCTACGCGAGCAAGATCCTCTCGATCCACCGGTCGATGCTCGCCCACGCCGAGGTCAACGGCGGGTTGAGCCGTCCGCGGTTCGCCGACGTCGGCAGCGGTCACGCGCACGGCCCCGCGATCGAGAACCTCGTCCGGCGGAGCGTCGTGCAGGGCTGCACCTCCACGCACTTCTGCCCCGAGGCGCCGGTGACGCGTGGGCAGCTGGCCACGATCCTGGCCCGGTCGCTCGACCTGCCGGCGGCGCCGCATCCGTTCCGCGACGCCGGCGCGACGCACGGTGCCAACATCGGTGCGCTGTACGCCGCCGGCATCACGTCCGGCTGCGGCCCGGACCGGTTCTGCCCGGACCAACCCGTCACCCGCGCCCAACTTGCCACGATGCTGCAGCGGGCGCTGGGCCTGCCAGACGCGGAGCCGACCTTCACCGACGTCCGGGGCACCCGTCACCGGCTCGCGATCGGCGCCGTCGCCCAGGCCGGTATCACCACCGGCTACGACGACAACACCTTCCGCCCCGACCAGCCCGTGAACCGCGCCCAGGCCGCCACCTTCGTCACCCGCGCCCTGCCCTGA
- a CDS encoding LemA family protein, whose protein sequence is MEWLIVLAVVVVLVVAVVAMYNRLVRARVRVDEAWAQIDTQLQRRHDLIPNLVETVKGYAAHERETFEEVTAARSRALQVAQPGELAEAENELTQALGRLLAISENYPQLRADANFRQLQEELAHTENLVAGARGHYNASVRTYDETRQVFPTSLIAGMFNFEGREYFEVETVEVRAVPDVSFE, encoded by the coding sequence ATGGAGTGGCTGATCGTCCTGGCCGTCGTGGTGGTGCTGGTCGTCGCCGTGGTCGCCATGTACAACCGGTTGGTGCGCGCCCGGGTGCGGGTCGACGAGGCCTGGGCCCAGATCGACACGCAGCTGCAGCGGCGACACGACCTGATCCCCAACCTGGTGGAGACGGTCAAGGGCTACGCCGCTCACGAGCGGGAGACCTTCGAGGAGGTCACCGCCGCGCGGTCCCGCGCGCTGCAGGTCGCGCAGCCGGGTGAGCTCGCCGAGGCGGAGAACGAGCTGACGCAGGCGCTGGGCCGCCTGCTGGCCATCAGCGAGAACTACCCCCAGTTGCGTGCCGACGCGAACTTCCGGCAGCTGCAGGAGGAGCTCGCGCACACCGAGAACCTGGTCGCCGGCGCGCGCGGTCACTACAACGCCAGCGTGCGGACCTACGACGAGACCCGGCAGGTGTTCCCGACCTCGCTGATCGCCGGCATGTTCAACTTCGAGGGACGCGAGTACTTCGAGGTCGAGACCGTCGAGGTCCGCGCGGTGCCCGACGTCTCGTTCGAGTAG
- a CDS encoding M48 family metallopeptidase translates to MADGGGPDRDGARRPEPAVYDELQRANRRATRLLLGATVFLALVLVWILVGWFAPQAALDPVTAVPITAGGALLGVGGTYLAYRGGPAIALRAAKARPAPREQYPQLHNVFDEVCVSAGIANTRPKLYVVDDPAPNAFATGLRLEDSHVAVTTGLVERLPRYELRAVLAHEVAHIVNDDIRAVTVAVATAGLVALLADVLVRAMWFGGRGGRGGNRGGNSAGAAQVVFLVLGLLAVVLAPIAAQLIRFAVSRQREYLADATAADLLRDPQSMVNALRRLDADRTEIRQFEVATAHLWFEEPNDTKGKDRGAKMARRFATHPSIGERIERLARLNAGTVRLDDPLPPPPQSPGPSAPPPSSGPRGGSDALDPLRFPGTGGRHPGSPGASGPPPPPRS, encoded by the coding sequence GTGGCCGACGGCGGAGGCCCTGACCGGGACGGCGCACGACGACCCGAGCCCGCCGTCTACGACGAGCTGCAGCGTGCCAACCGGCGGGCGACCCGGTTGCTGCTCGGCGCAACCGTGTTCCTCGCCCTGGTGCTGGTCTGGATCCTGGTCGGCTGGTTCGCGCCGCAGGCGGCCCTGGACCCGGTGACGGCTGTGCCCATCACCGCCGGCGGCGCCCTGCTCGGGGTCGGCGGGACCTACCTCGCCTACCGCGGGGGGCCGGCCATCGCCCTGCGGGCCGCGAAGGCGCGGCCCGCGCCGCGCGAGCAGTACCCGCAACTGCACAACGTGTTCGACGAGGTGTGCGTGTCGGCGGGGATCGCGAACACGCGACCCAAGCTGTACGTGGTCGACGACCCGGCCCCCAACGCGTTCGCGACCGGTCTGCGCCTCGAGGACAGCCACGTCGCGGTCACCACCGGCCTGGTCGAGCGCCTGCCCCGCTACGAGTTGCGGGCCGTGTTGGCCCACGAGGTCGCGCACATCGTCAACGACGACATCCGCGCGGTCACGGTCGCGGTCGCCACCGCCGGTCTGGTCGCCCTGCTGGCCGACGTGCTGGTCCGGGCGATGTGGTTCGGTGGCCGCGGCGGGCGTGGCGGCAACCGCGGCGGCAACAGTGCCGGCGCCGCCCAGGTGGTCTTCCTGGTCCTCGGGCTGCTCGCCGTCGTGCTCGCGCCGATCGCGGCCCAACTGATCCGCTTCGCCGTCTCGCGGCAGCGCGAGTACCTCGCCGACGCCACCGCGGCGGACCTGCTGCGTGACCCGCAGTCGATGGTCAACGCGCTGCGGCGTCTCGACGCGGACCGGACCGAGATCCGGCAGTTCGAGGTCGCGACCGCCCACCTGTGGTTCGAGGAGCCCAACGACACCAAGGGCAAGGACCGTGGCGCGAAGATGGCGCGGCGCTTCGCCACGCACCCGTCGATCGGCGAGCGCATCGAGCGGCTCGCCCGGCTCAACGCCGGCACGGTGCGCCTCGACGACCCGCTGCCGCCACCGCCGCAGTCGCCGGGTCCGTCCGCGCCACCACCGTCGTCGGGCCCACGGGGCGGCTCCGACGCCCTCGACCCCCTGCGCTTCCCGGGCACCGGTGGCCGGCATCCCGGCTCCCCGGGGGCCTCGGGACCGCCGCCACCCCCACGCTCGTGA